Below is a genomic region from Actinomycetota bacterium.
CTCGCCGAGCGCCTGAGCCACGTCGTGCAGACCCTCCGGGTCGACGACCTCGCTGACGATGCCGAGCTCGTATGCGCGCGCCGCGGTCATCCGCTCGTGGCGCCCGATGAGCGCCATGCGGGCGATCGCCTCCATCGGCGACTTGCGGACGAGGGCGATGGTCTCGAACGCGCTCACCTGGCCCACCGAGACGTGCGGATCGAGGAACGTCGCGTCACGTGACGCGATCACGATGTCGGCGTCCGCC
It encodes:
- a CDS encoding enoyl-CoA hydratase/isomerase family protein, with amino-acid sequence DVAQLSRDRDALREHSRRTRDFELRFTAWHVGVTKPVIAAVNGVCAGAGLHFVADADIVIASRDATFLDPHVSVGQVSAFETIALVRKSPMEAIARMALIGRHERMTAARAYELGIVSEVVDPEGLHDVAQALGETIARNPPEALRRTKQLLWLALETT